The following proteins are encoded in a genomic region of Glycine soja cultivar W05 chromosome 17, ASM419377v2, whole genome shotgun sequence:
- the LOC114392989 gene encoding 3-ketoacyl-CoA synthase 1-like: protein MLAITLLLMFSVTGSLKLSKLCSHNHQLDTETVVAASAVLLSLAALYVVDFACYKPEKERKISVEGFLKMGEESVGFEEESRQFQRKISTRAGLGDETYFPRRITSCSPKLCMSKARLEVEAVMFGALDALLVITGVVPKDIDISMVNCSLFNPTPSLPAMIVNHYRPRSNIKSYNAHNHTIFGQTDYKSILYGGVSLDT, encoded by the exons ATGCTAGCCATCACCCTCCTTCTCATGTTCTCGGTAACTGGTAGTCTCAAGCTCTCCAAACTCTGCTCCCACAACCACCAACTCGACACCGAGACTGTGGTGGCGGCTTCGGCGGTGCTCCTCTCCCTGGCCGCTCTGTACGTGGTGGACTTCGCGTGTTACAAGCCAGAGAAAGAACGCAAAATATCGGTGGAGGGGTTTCTAAAGATGGGCGAAGAGAGTGTGGGGTTCGAGGAAGAGTCTCGCCAATTCCAGAGGAAGATTTCCACAAGGGCGGGTTTGGGTGACGAGACCTACTTTCCCAGAAGAATCACTTCTTGCTCGCCTAAGCTCTGCATGAGCAAAGCGCGTCTGGAGGTAGAGGCCGTCATGTTCGGCGCCCTGGACGCTCTTTTGGTCATTACGGGGGTTGTTCCAAAGGACATTGACATTTCGATGGTGAATTGCAGCCTGTTCAACCCAACACCATCTCTCCCTGCCATGATTGTGAACCACTACAGGCCGAGAAGCAACATAAAGAGCTACAACGCTCACAATCACACTATTTTTG GTCAAACAGATTACAAATCAATTCTCTACGGAGGTGTCTCGTTGGACACCTGA
- the LOC114392509 gene encoding thermospermine synthase ACAULIS5-like codes for MGEAPEVFYINGFSKFEHEIETQQNHHVNDQNHDSSWYEEIIDEDLKWSFKLNSVLHKAISEYQDIALLDTKRFGKALVLDGKMQSAETDEFIYHECLIHPPLLCHPNPKTVFIMGGGEGSAAREALKHRSMVRVVMCDIDKEVVDFCRKYLIANKEAFSHKKLDLVINDAKAELEKRKEKFDIIVGDLADPLEDGPCYQLYTKSFYEKILKPKLNDNGIFVTQAGPAGIFTHKEVFTSIYNTVKQVFKYVIAYTTHVPSFADTWGWVMASDQPLSICADEMDRRIEARIDGELLYLNGAWFHSSTTMNKTVYQSLQNETHVYTEENARFIPGHGMAFHL; via the exons ATGGGTGAAGCTCCAGAGGTGTTCTACATTAATGGGTTCTCAAAGTTTGAACATGAAATTGAAACCCAACAAAACCATCATGTGAATGATCAGAACCATGATTCTTCTTGGTACGAGGAAATCATCGATGAGGATCTAAAATGGTCTTTTAAACTCAACAG TGTGCTCCATAAAGCCATTAGCGAGTACCAGGACATAGCTCTCTTAGATACAAAGCGTTTTGGAAAG GCCTTGGTGCTTGATGGAAAGATGCAGAGTGCTGAAACGGACGaatttatttatcatgaatGCTTGATTCATCCACCTCTTTTATGCCATCCTAA TCCCAAGACTGTGTTTATAATGGGGGGAGGTGAAGGTTCTGCTGCTAGGGAAGCCCTTAAGCACAGGTCAATGGTCAGAGTGGTCATGTGCGATATAGACAAG GAGGTGGTAGATTTCTGCCGAAAATACTTGATTGCAAATAAGGAGGCGTTTTCTCATAAGAAGCTCGACCTTGTCATTAATGATGCCAA GGCTGAATTGGAGAAAAGAAAGGAGAAGTTTGATATCATCGTTGGAGATTTGGCAGACCCACTTGAAGATGGGCCTTGCTATCAACTCTACACCAAATCCTTCTACGAGAAGATCCTGAAGCCCAAGCTCAATGATAATGGCATTTTTGTGACCCAG GCTGGACCAGCAGGTATCTTCACACACAAGGAGGTCTTCACTTCTATATATAACACAGTCAAACAGGTTTTCAAAT ATGTGATTGCATACACGACTCATGTACCATCATTTGCTGACACATGGGGTTGGGTTATG GCTTCGGACCAACCACTATCGATTTGCGCTGATGAAATGGACAGAAGAATCGAAGCAAGAATAGATGGGGAACTTCTCTATCTAAATGGTGCTTGGTTCCATTCATCTACAACTATGAACAAAACTGTTTACCAATC GCTGCAAAATGAAACTCACGTGTACACAGAAGAAAATGCTAGATTTATTCCTGGACATGGCATGGCTTTTCATCTCTAA